The nucleotide sequence gtataataattttatatatcagagtataaattttaattcgATAAATTTTGAACATTCATCTACAACATAATATACCTTCAGGTTAATgggtatatttttaagattaattaaacatattGCAATCTATAATAGataatcataaaatatcGATCGAAGTTCGACGACACAACGATATCTATAAAATGTGTTTTATGcttctaatatttttagcaacacataaaaattgaactagatatacaatatttttgaatttttaattgtagTTACTATtctatttttgtatttcctttacatttgtattaaattaattagtATTAATATAAGTTGCTTTATACgctttaatttatttataataaggtataaaaatagattaatcactattaatttataaatttgataGTTTTGaggtatatataaattatattttaaaatagttaaaatattaataaaattttatgttataatacttataaacaattttgtatataaaattagcGTTATTGTtctaatataaataacattGTGTCAATGACTAAAACTGAAATATGTTAAATTTgggaaatatatacaattatatattaatgcaAAGTATATAGAACAGGTATGTAATAATTAGCTTAATTTaactaataatatttttattatgttactatatatatataaaatcacaaatatatattttaaatatattgttattacaaaataatatatgttccAAAATActtaatttaaaaactaTGAAACAaggaaatattatacattgatttaaagtatttttattaagcGCACTAATTATCCCGTCATACTATACAGTGATATAGCagtaacaataataatagtaataacaATAGATAAAAGCATTAAATACGAACAAATCATTAAATTAATTCGATTCAAATACgttgatatatattaattatatatattattaaacttgtaataagaataaaattgtatgcacaaaaaatcaaatgaaatattatagcCTTCAACGAAGTATACCTTTAATGTGCTAATATTAAAACTAACATTAccaaacaaaataatattagtaATTCTATAGTttacttaaaaatatagtttattataaaacatgtagtacaatattatttattaaaattaaaaagcaaactatatatttagaaaaataatagttctaagttatttttaatgattaattttaatgtaTACATGAATTGAAAGTTTTAATggtagaaaatataaaacacaATTAAACTATGTAGAATAAGTAAGATTGATATGGCTACATTCTTGTcttaaaaaacataattcCCTTATCTCTCCTCTCAAAGTGCAATATACCAACCTAATACATATAGTTTTCATCatactttaaaatttgcatcaatacttatttatatgttatacatttaatatttactaagtattattaaaaaaatgcattaaGAGTCTTATTTAAgcttataaataatataataaatgtgGTTTGAGTGCTAATTGCCGTTTTAAACCGTGGGAAAGATGTGCAAAATATactataaaattatataataagatatttttctaaattgaattatataggaataaaaataatattaaaattatgtatatcaattaaaaaagggaaCAATGCAACTTATTTAATAACtgttataattttagaaaaatttatattatatattataagaaacaagtatataaatatttaaaatatattagaaaaaatatatttatatactttaaggattatagtaataatataattttagaaaaaactgtattatatattataagaaacaagcatataaaaatttaatatattcctTTTCTACGTTCAAACTactttaaatttattataaaagtatattaatttttgtaataaagTTATACCAGATGTTAGTAAGAATAgcatttttgtataaaattcattatatatatatttaattaaaatgtattaaGCAATCCTCTATTTAAGTTAATTTAGCTaattatcataaatataaatgtaacTTTTCtttagtaataatattattttattattccatattaatttattattaaaaagttataatatatttaactaCAGACAgttgttatatataaggTCGAAGTGTTTGCGTCACATATTGTGGGCAACGTATATAAAACAGCACCATTCTACTCAATTTACAAAtctaaaataaaattccaTTATAATGAATGACGGCATggtatataaattttttaatactaataatttcttttacattttttgatattgtattacatataaatatcattaaactttattttaataaaaattttaataatgcacatttttattaattgtttttaaattttttcttaGTGTAGAAGATTCCTGGCTATAAGAAACTCGTTTCCCGATCAATTGGTTAATGGAGagtataaaattaatgatgATCAACATTTCAAACAGTATTGTAGTAATCAAAAATGTGATAAGGATATCGATAAAATTAATGCTGGAtgtttattgttatttaatGAATTGTTTGGGAGTACttattcatttaataatcatgcaaaaaataacatcGATGTTGTTTattacattattatatggtTAAGTTATATGTTAAGCCTAAAATCACATGACACTGTCACCAATCTAAatgatttttataatcaatatataaatataaatgagaAGTATAAACAGTCTATAACTGGTGTTACGGGGTATAATAGTTATAAGGAAATcatagataaaaaaatggatttGTTGAATATGGATATTAAAGATATATCTAAATTTTATGCtccatttaaattattatatgaaatgTATACAAATTTTCATGAAAGCACGTCAAATTGCAAAACATGTTCGAAAAATGCTAATCAATTtgttgaaaaatataaaaaactcAATGAAGattctaataataatgatagcAGTccatatagaaaaatattgtcTATATTATCAActgattataataatttaaaaaataaatgtaaagaTGTTAATGATAGCGATTTTCCAACCCTtccaaatataaaaacaccACAAAATGGTACAAAAAGTTCTACACAAACTTCAGAACAACATTCTGGACAAATTTCTGGACAAATTTCGGAAGATCCATCATCAAGTTCGTCGATAggaaacaaattatttacagTTTTATCGATATTTGGTGCAatagcattttttttaggaaTTTCTTATaaggtaaataataaggaattaaaaaaaaattttcattatatatatgtaaacattaacaaaaatatcaCACGCTTCTTAACgttttatattagtattcGTTATTTGGATTTCGGAAACGAGCTCAAAAGCAACATttaagagaaaaaataaaaatataaagagaATGAATTAGTAATATATGATTCAAAGAGAATGACTATTTCAGGaatagtaataattatttatatactttaaGAAACTATCTATttggaaataatttttgactataattttgcataatttttatatagtttttatgTTGTAGAACCCATATTCGGGTTAGGGTTAAATGCTATAttgtatttaattatttataatttgaacactaattaaatatatatactataacCGTATGCTTAATCTCGAGCTGAATTCCAAATATGCAACCCAAAAGTGGATATAACTATTAATACGAAAGGGGTTGTATAACatattttccataaaacataatatatacaattgaGTGTTCATTCCGATTTAATatgattaaaataaaatatctatattgcatatattaatatagatattGACTGTATATGAATTCATATTATTCTATATGATAATTGCCTATTATATAAGCCTTGATAACCCAGAGCTATATTGAATTATGCATAtcataatatgtttttttatttgatgaaaattttatttaataaaacacatgatttatatcatatttattttgatttaaatCGTATTATCCAACTGAActgtaataatatagattcataaaatatcgATCGATATTCGACAATAAAATGTTATCTATAAAAGGCATTTTATGCATCTAACATTTTagtaatacataaaaaatgcactatagatatattataataaatttataaattatgaatatatataatactcatttttttcatttcaaTACTTTCATTTATGCTAATGTtctaatttatattaatagaactacttatatatatattaatttatttatcataaggtataataatagattAATCgctattaatttttaagcTTTATAGTTTTAAGTATAAATGTATTAcatttaaaattgttaaaaaataaaatataaatatattaataaaatttcatatcatattttgttataataattataaaaaatatgatagaTAAAACTAgagttattattatatatctatatatataaactaGTAAAATGCTCTAATAACTAATAttggaatatttttttattgtggaaacttcatataattaattttaatattatcgaaaagaaaaataataactaatttaatttgaactaattatttttattaggttatcatatataaattaataaatatgtattataaatatattgttttacGAGATAGTATATATGTTCTAAAATGTTATACTTTAAACAATGAAACACGGAAATATTATACTTggattaaaaatatttattttaagcGGGTTAATTATTTCGTTTCACTATACAGTAATATATTagcaaaataataatagtaataacaATAGATAAAGTATTAAATACGAAAAAATCATTAAATTCATTTGATTCGAATacattgatatatattattaaacttGTAATAagattaaaattatatgcacAAAACATCAAATGaaatgttataattttgacttggtgtttttttaatgtgGCAATATTAGATTTAACGCTGtcaatcaaaataatattaataattctataatttacttaaaaatatagttttCCATTATGCATCTGagttaattattataaaatatgtagtataatattatttattaaaattaaaaagcaAACTACATATTTAGAAGAGCAATAATTCtaagttatttttaatgtataCATTAATTGAAAGTTTTAAtggaagaaaatataaaatataattaaactATGTAGAATAAGTAAATTTGATATGGCTATATTCTTGTCTTAAAAAGCATACTTCCCTTATCTCTCCTATctaaaatgtaaatataacaatttaatTACGTATAGTTTTCTATTatactttaaaatttgcatcaatacttatttatatattatatatttaatatttactaagtattattttaaaaattatttacatttaaaGGATTATTTAAACTTATAAATAGCTTAATAAATACGGGTTCAATGTTAATTGTCGTTTTGAACCGAGGGAAAGATgtgcaaaatatattataaaattgcataataagatatatttctaaattGGAATATATAGGGATAAAAATCAAGTTATCggaattattaaaataaattatgaatttatctatattaaataaaaataatattaaaattatgtaattTGGATAGAAAACGGAGCATGCAActta is from Plasmodium berghei ANKA genome assembly, chromosome: 14 and encodes:
- a CDS encoding BIR protein; the protein is MNDGMCRRFLAIRNSFPDQLVNGEYKINDDQHFKQYCSNQKCDKDIDKINAGCLLLFNELFGSTYSFNNHAKNNIDVVYYIIIWLSYMLSLKSHDTVTNLNDFYNQYININEKYKQSITGVTGYNSYKEIIDKKMDLLNMDIKDISKFYAPFKLLYEMYTNFHESTSNCKTCSKNANQFVEKYKKLNEDSNNNDSSPYRKILSILSTDYNNLKNKCKDVNDSDFPTLPNIKTPQNGTKSSTQTSEQHSGQISGQISEDPSSSSSIGNKLFTVLSIFGAIAFFLGISYKYSLFGFRKRAQKQHLREKIKI